The proteins below come from a single Leishmania major strain Friedlin complete genome, chromosome 20 genomic window:
- a CDS encoding putative deoxyhypusine synthase, with amino-acid sequence MLASAPAPRPAKKDSAASRRKSASKSTGAAVKDDSSARVSASGAAESPEQSCTQVHGVDFQSLVHATQEETLRAVVSSLPTTGLQATQIGRARQLVQQILHHRSPEDRVFLAYTSNMISCGLRDTFTYLARERLVDCFISSAGGIEEDVIKCGGSTLLGQFGLDGRALRRRGINRIGNLLVPNDNYCWFEDFFTPVLESVQEAQRASRWKTHTAPSEFIEAMGAAIAKNHPDTCTSSLVYWCYRNGISVFSPAFTDGSMGDMIYFYNFSHKGLVVDPLEDVVRLRKLAAKEKGRNLAIVLGGGLPKHHLLRNVSMDAVVMVTTGLEADGCVSSGVLADDVACGLLREETETVRVQGDATVVFPLMLIAEKAATLEGAAA; translated from the coding sequence ATGCTTGCCTCTGCCCCAGCTCCAAGGCCGGCCAAGAAGGACTCCGCTGCGTCCCGTAGGAAATCGGCGTCGAAGAGCACGGGAGCCGCTGTCAAGGATGACTCATCAGCGAGAGTTTCAGCGTCAGGTGCCGCTGAGTCGCCAGAGCAGAGCTGTACGCAGGTGCACGGCGTCGACTTCCAGTCGCTGGTGCACGCGACGCAGGAGGAGACTCTCCGCGCTGTTGTGTCGAGCCTGCCCACGACTGGCCTGCAGGCTACCCAGATTGGCCGTGCGCGCCAACTCGTGCAGCAGATTCTTCATCACCGCTCACCGGAGGATCGCGTCTTCCTCGCCTACACATCCAACATGATCTCATGTGGTCTTCGCGACACGTTTACGTACTTGGCTCGCGAGCGGCTGGTGGACTGCTTCATCTCGTCCGCCGGCGGCATCGAAGAGGACGTTATAAagtgcggcggcagcacgctgCTCGGCCAGTTCGGCCTGGACGggcgagcgctgcgccgccgcggcatcaACCGCATCGGCAACCTCCTCGTGCCCAACGACAACTACTGCTGGTTTGAAGACTTCTTCACACCTGTGCTGGAGTCGGTtcaggaggcgcagcgggcgtcGCGATGGAAGACGCACACGGCCCCGTCCGAGTTCATTGAGGCCATgggcgccgccatcgcaaAGAACCACCCCGACACATGCACCTCCAGCCTGGTCTACTGGTGCTACCGGAACGGGATCTCCGTCTTCTCGCCAGCTTTCACAGATGGCTCGATGGGAGACATGATTTACTTCTACAACTTCTCGCACAAGGGGCTCGTCGTGGACCCCCTGGAGGATgttgtgcggctgcgcaagCTGGCAGCAAAGGAGAAGGGCCGCAACTTGGCCATCGTGCTCGGCGGCGGTCTTCCCAAGcaccacctgctgcgcaatGTGTCGATGGATGCTGTTGTCATGGTGACAACAGGCTTGGAGGCCGATGGCTGCGTCAGCTCCGGCGTTCTCGCTGACGACGTGGCGTGCGGCCTGCTCAGAGAGGAAACGGAGACTGTGCGCGTGCAAGGCGATGCCACGGTGGTATTCCCGCTGATGCTGATTGCAGAGAAGGCTGCCACCCTGGAGGGGGCTGCAGCGTAA